A stretch of the Conger conger chromosome 3, fConCon1.1, whole genome shotgun sequence genome encodes the following:
- the LOC133123681 gene encoding uncharacterized protein LOC133123681, with translation MSETENLLPADTEEAPVKVKERVKGFEALSSPVQNPDHRRRTGANQTAGAHTPSAAPPKTGHEEDTTHTPSATPPTTGHEEDTTHTPSAAPPKTGNEEDTTHTPSAAPPKTGHEEDTTHTPSAAPPKTGHEEDTTHTPSAAPPKTGNEEDTSHTPSAAPPKTGNEEDTTHTPSAAPPKTGHEQDTTHTPSAAPPKTGNEEDTTHTPSPPETRRLSVGMDTGDEEAVSGHGHWRPGGCQWERCQ, from the exons ATGTctgaaacagaaaatcttttacCAGCTGACACTGAGGAAGCTCCAG TAAAAGTTAAGGAAAGAGTGAAGGGATTTGAAGCCCTGAGCAGTCCAGTTCAGAACCCTGACCATCGAAGAAGAACAGGAGCCAATCAGACAGCAGGagcccacaccccatctgctgctccacccaaaacaggacatgaagaggacaccacccacaccccatctgctaCTCCACCCACaacaggacatgaagaggacaccacccacaccccatctgctgctccacccaaaacaggaaatgaagaggacaccacccacaccccatctgctgctccacccaaaacaggacatgaagaggacaccacccacaccccatctgctgctccacccaaaacaggacatgaagaggacaccacccacaccccatctgctgctccacccaaaacaggaaatgaagaggacaccagccacaccccatctgctgctccacccaaaacagggaatgaagaggacaccacccacaccccatctgctgctccacccaaaacaggacatgaacaggacaccacccacaccccatctgctgctccacccaaaacagggaATGAAGaagacaccacccacaccccatct CCCCCGGAGACCAGGAGGCTGTCAGTGGGCATGGACACTGGAGACGAGGAGGCTGTCAGTGGGCATGGACACTGGAGACCAGGAGGCTGTCAGTGGGAGAGGTGTCAGTAA